The Rhodospirillales bacterium genome includes the window CTGCGCCGCTCCCGCTTCCGCCGCCTTGCGGGCGGCGCGCTCGGCCTGCTGCACCGTGCGGAACCGGGCGACGTTGGCGTTGTGTTCGACCATGGTTTTGGCAAAGACATGCCCCCCCTTGCCGTCAGCCACGAAATACAGGAAATCGTTGGCTTCGGGGTTGAGCACCGCGGCGATCGCAGCCTTGCCGGGATTGCAGATCGGTCCCGGCGGCAAACCTGCATGACGATAGGTATTATAGGGCGAATCGACCGCGAGATGCGCATACAGCACGCGATCCAGTTTCGATTCCCCGTGCGTGACCGCGTAAATCACCGTCGGATCGGATTGCAGCATCATCCCCGCCCGCAACCGGTTGATGAACACCCCCGCGATGCGCGGACGCTCCGCCGCAACGCCGGTTTCCTTTTCGACGATCGAGGCAAGGATCAACGCCTCCTCCTTGCTGGCGAAAGGCAGGCCGGAGGCGCGTAATTCCCATGCGCGTGCCAACGTTTCGTCCATGGCCTTTTGCGCCTGCGCCAGCAGTTTTTCCCGGTCCTCCCCACGGATATAGGCATAGGTTTCGGGCAGGATGCTGCCCTCCGCCGGGGTTTGCGCGATCGTCCCGTTCATCGCCGGAGCGCCATTGATGATTTGCTTGATTTCCGACGACCACAACCCTTCGGGAAGAGTGACGTCGCGCCGAAATACCGTGCCGCTGGCGATTTTTTCGACCACGTCGCCCAGCGATATGGCGGCCGGCATCTGGTATTCCCCGGCCTTGAGCTTGCTCTCCACCCCTTCGATCCGCACCGCTGCCAGAAACAAAAGCGGTTCGCGGATGATGCCTTCTTGCGCCAGCATCTGTGCCATCGCGCGCACGCCGGTGCCCGGCGCGATATAAACGATGTTTTCCGCCTGATTGGGGCCGGGGCGCGCAAGCTCGCGCCCGAACCAGTTAAGCGCGAAGGCCGCCGCCGCCCCGACAATGATGACCAGAACGGCAAACCGCAAAAGCGCGCGCATGGCTAGACCGCCTTCATGACCAGAGAGGCGTTGGTGCCACCGAAACCGAAGGAGTTGGACAAAACGACCCGGACTTTTTTCTCTTTCGCGACTTTGGGCACAAGGTCGATGCCCGCGCATTCCGGACTGACGTTTTCAAGATTCAGAGTCGGCGGCAACACGCCGGTTTCGATCGCCTTGATCGAATAAATGGCCTCTACCGCGCCCGCGGCGCCCAGAAGATGCCCGATCGCCGATTTGGTCGACGACATCGACACATGGTCGAGTGCGCTGCCGAACAGACGCTTGATCGCGGTGCATTCGATTCCGTCGCCGACGGGCGTCGAGGTGCCGTGCGCGTTGATGTAATCGATATCGCCGGGGTTGATCTGCGCCCGCGCCAGGGCGGCCTGCATCGCGCGGAAGCCGCCATCGCCGTCCTCGGCCGGGCTGGTGATGTGATAGGCGTCGCCCGAAAGCCCGTACCCCGTGACTTCGGCATAGATTTTCGCGCCGCGCTTTTTCGCGTGCTCGTATTCCTCAAGCACCACGACGCCCGCGCCCTCGGCGATCACGAATCCGTCGCGGCCCGCGTCGAACGGACGCGAAGCCTCCGCCGGTCTGTCGTTGTACCCGCTTGAAAGCGCGCGCAACGCGGCAAAGCCCGCGACACCCAGATAATTGACCGCCGATTCCGTCCCGCCCGCGACCATGACATCCGCGTCGCCCCACATGATCAGCCGCGCCGAATCGCCGATCGCGTGCGAACCGGTGGCGCACGCGGTGACGACCGAATGGTTCGGCCCCTTGAATCCGTATTGGATCGACACCTGCCCGGAGGCAAGATTGATCAGCGCCCCCGGAATGAAGAACGGCGATATCCGCCGTGGCCCCTTGTCCCGTAATTGCAGCGACGTTTCGGCGATGGACGTAAGCCCGCCAATGCCCGAACCGATCATGACGCCGGTGCGGCATTTGTCTTCCTCGCTTTGCGCGACCCAGCCGGAATCGGCCACCGCCTCCTGCGCCGCCGCGATGGCGTACAGGATGAAATCGTCGATTTTCTTCTGATCCTTGGGCGCGACCGCGATATCCGGGTTCATTTGACCGGGCGCGGATCCGCGCGGCACCATGCCGGCGATCTGCGACGACAGCTCCGACGCGTCGAAATGCGCGATGCGCGTGATGCCCGACTCGCCGGCGGTGATCCGCGACCAGTTATGCCCCACCCCGGCCCCAAGCGGAGTGACCATGCCCATGCCGGTGACGACGACCCGTTTCATACCCTTGCCAAACCCCGTTCGTACATATTCTCAAACGCAACACGCCGGCAGTGAAGTGCCGGCGCGACGCAAAAACCTAAAAGGCGGATCAGCCGGCGGCTTTTTCGCCGATGAATTTCACGGCATCGCCCACGGTCTGGATTTTCTCGGCGGCGTCGTCCGGGATTTCGATGTTGAATTCTTCCTCGAACGCCATGACCAGTTCGACCGTGTCCAGGGAATCCGCGCCCAGATCATCGATGAAGCTGGCGGATTCGACCACCTTGTCCTCTTCGACGCCGAGGTGCTCGACAACGATTTTCTTAACGCGGGCTGCGATATCGCTCATGTTCCTAATTCCTTGATTCTGTTTACAGGTGCTTTAAGCCGCGAGAGTCTTAGCAGGCCCGGAAGGTCAAGACAACCGCTTTCCTGTAACACCCCCTTAAAGCCAGTCCTCGATCGCCTCAAGCCGGCTGAAAACCTTGAATGCACCTGCCTTTTCAAGGGTCTGCGCCTGCGCCGCCGGATCGTGCGCAAGTCCGGTATAACCAAGAACCCGCATCCCCGCCGCCACGCCCGCGCGCACCCCTGCCGCCGAATCCTCGACCACTACGCAGGATTCGGGTGCCGCGCCCATGACCTGCGCCGCGTAAAGAAACAGATCGGGTTCCGGCTTGGGCCGCGCCACCTGATCGCCCGTGAACACATGTGCTTCGGGAAACAAGTCGCCATATCCGCCAACCGCAAGCTCCTGCAGCACCAAACGCCGCACCCCGTTGGAACACACGGCCATCTTCGCCGGTCGTCCGGCCAACTCGCGGACGAAGGCCACGCTTTCGGGCAGCACGCGCATATGGGTGGCGATATTGGCTTCCATGCCCGCCGCGTACCCGTCGCGTATCGCTTCGAACGGCAGGTCGCGTTCGAATCGCAGGCAAATCGCTCTGACGATGTTCGCAAGCGACATGCCCATATACGTATCGCGAAAATTATCCCACGGAATATCGATGCCGAAATCGCGGCGCAGCACGTCCGTGAACGCCACCGCGCTCAATTCCTCGGTATCGACCAGCGTCCCGTCGCAATCGAAAAGAACAGCCTTAGTCATAAGCAATGACCTTGTAATCCAGAAGAACAAATGCGTCGGATTGCGCCTTGATACCTTCAAAGGACAACCGCGCATCCACCAGGGCCAACGGCAACCCATCGGAAAACAGACAGGGGTGTAAACTTAAATAAACACGATCAATCAATTTGCGTTGAAAACATTGGTCGATAACACTGGCACCGCCCACCACGACAAAACGATCAAAACCAAGAGCCCTTATTTTGTTCAGGGCTGTATCCATGTCGCTGGCACCGTGGACGGAAGGATCGACCTGCGGCAGGGCGCGCGTCGTCAAAACGACATTCTGCACGCCCGGCACGGGATAAACCGTATCCTGATATTGCTGAAAAGTTTTCGACCCGACAAGAACGCAGCCGACCTGTCCGCAAACCTGTGTGAACATTTTTTCATCTTCGGACGAAACCCAGTTGGAATCTGTTTCGCCCTTGGTGATAAAGCCGTTGAGAGAGCTGGCGATATAAAGCGTGGCCTTCATCAAATCATCGCCATGCCACCGTTCACATGCAGCGTCTGGCCGGTCACATAGGCGGCCTCGTCCGATGCCAGATACACGGCGGCGGCGGCGATTTCGGCGGGCACGCCCATGCGCCCCATCGGAATTTGGGAATCAATCGCGGCTTTCTGCTTGTCGTCCAGCGCGCCGGTCATGGCGGTCGCGATAAATCCCGGCGCGATGCAGTTGACCGTGACATTGCGCGAGGCGATTTCGGCGGCCAGCGATTTCGACCAGCCGATCATCCCCGCCTTGGACGCGGCATAATTCGCCTGCCCCGGATTGCCGGTAACACCAACAATCGAGGTGATGTTCACGATCCGCCCGAAACGGTTTTTCATCATCCCCTTCAGGCACGCGCGCGCAAGGCGGAACGGCGCGGTCAAATTGACGTCCAGCACGGCTTGCCAGTCCTCGTCCTTCAGGCGCAGCGCAAGATTGTCGCGCGTCAGGCCCGCATTGTTGATCAGGATGTCGATTTTGCCCATGGCCGCCGTGGCGTCGGCGACCAGCTGGTCCGTCGCGGCAGCGTCGGCAAGATCGGCGGGCAGCACATGCACGCGTTCCTTCAATTCGGCGGCCAAAGCGTCCAGCTTGTCGCGGTTGCGCCCGGAAATGCCAACGACGCAACCCTGCGCGTGCAGCGCCCGCGCGATGCTTTCGCCGATACCGCCGGTAGCGCCGGTGACCAATGCCGTTTTGCCTGAAAGTGAGAACATAAAAAACCTCGCATGATTATATGCGAGGTTTATAACGCAACTGCCCGAAGGTTAAAGCTTAAATACGGAATTCACGCCGCAATTCCTCCGGAATTTCGTCTGGTCTATAGCCTTTGGCCGTGTACGTCCCCAAACCGTAAACTTGATGTACTAGCCCACCCTCTCCAGCTTGCGCTACCGCAGCCGCAAACGCCCTCGCAATTTCAGCAGAGGGCACCTCGTAAGGATTAAAAATATCCTCGGGATCGTCACCCAAGTAATCCGCAGTTACCATGACCTTCTCCTTGTCTAAATATGAAAAGACATTAAGGCTCGGAAGTTGTATTAGTCAATTTATCCCTTGATATGCCTGATCAGCGCCTCGATCTCGGCGGGCGTACCGGCGTTGAACGCGGCCAGCCGGTCGTCGATGCGCCGCGTCAGACCGGAAAGCACCTTGCCCGCGCCCAGTTCCACTACCTCGGTGACGTTGGCGCCCGCCATCCACTGGATGCTTTCGCGCCAGCGCACCCGGCCCGTGATCTGGTCGACCAGCAATTGGCGGATGCGGCCCGGCTCGTCCTCGGCCTTGGCCGAAACATTGCACACCACCGGGATCGACGGCGGGCGGATCGTCACCTGCGCCAGCGCCTTGGCCATTTCGGCGGCGGCAGGCGCCATCAAACGGCAATGGAACGGCGCCGAAACCGGCAGCATGATCGCGCGCTTCGCGCCATGCCCCTGCGCCAACGCCATGAAACGCTGCACCGCTTCCAGATGACCGGAAATCACCACCTGCCCCGGCGCGTTGTCGTTGGCGGCCTCGCATACACCGTCACCGTCCGTGTTCGTCGCGGCGTTTTCACGCGCAAGCGCGCTCACCGATTCGAAATCGAGGCCTAAAATCGCGGCCATGCCGCCTTGGCCCACCGGCACCGCGCGCTGCATCGCCCGCCCGCGCGCGCGCAAAAGCCGCGCGCTGTCGTCCAGCTCCAGCGCCTTGACGGCGGTCAACGCCGAATACTCGCCCAAAGAATGCCCGGCGACGAACGCCCCGGCTTCGGAAATCCGGATTCCGCCCTGCTTTTTAAGGATGCGCACCACGGCCATCGACACGGCGAACAGCGCGGGCTGGGTGTTTTCAGTCAGGTTGAGGTCGGATTCCGCGCCCTCCCACATGACCTTGGTCAGATCCTGCCCCAGCGCGTCGTTGATCCGTTCAAATACCTCGCGCGCCTCGGCGAAGCTTTCGGCCAGCGCCTTGCCCATGCCGATGCTCTGGCTGCCCTGTCCCGGAAACACGAATGCGCGTGTCATGAATTCCCTCTTGTCGCGGTTATGGTCGGCATTACCAAAACCCACGGAATCGGCTTCTGTCAAGAAAGGCTTGCCTTTCCCCCCGGTTTTGTGCTTTTTTGCGCGCAACCTTGCCGGGAAATCCGGCTTTGGCGGGGATGGTCCCCGTCATAACCGTAAGGAGAAACGAATGCCGAAATACGAAACCGTGTTCATCGCACGGCAGGATCTCGCGCCCGCACAGGTCGAGCAACTGGCCGAAAAGATGGGCAAGATCGTCACCGATCAAGGTGGCAAAATCCACAAAACCGAACACTGGGGCCTCAAGACCCTGGCGTACCGCATCAACAAAAACCGCAAGGGCCACTACGTGCTGTTCGAACTGGACACGCCGCCCGCCGCCCTGCACGAGCTTGAGCGCAATCTGCGCCTGTCCGAGGACGTGCTGCGTCACATGTCGCTGCGGATCGAGGAATTCTCGTCCGAGCGCAAGGACCAACCCGCGAAGGAGGCTGCGTAATGTCTTTTGAAAAACGTGAACCCCGTTCCGAATCGCGCGGCGAAGGCCGTGGTGAATCCCGTGGCGAACGCGGCGAAGGCCGCGGCCCGTCCTCCGGCGGCGCGCCGTTCTTCCGTCGTCGCAAGACCTGCCCGTTTTCGGGTGACAATGCCCCGCGCATTGACTGGAAGGACGTCAAGACCCTGATGCGCTATATCTCCGAACGCGGCAAGATCATGCCTTCGCGCATCACGGCCGTTTCGGCGACCAAGCAGCGCGAACTGGCACTGGCCATCAAGCGCGCGCGCTTCATGGCGCTGATGCCCTATGTCCGCGACGAACTGCCGCCGCAACGCAGCTTCGCCGACCGTGGCGATCGTGGTGACCGCGCCCCGCGCGGCGACCGTGGCGACCGTTCCTTCGGCAACTTTGAAAACACGAAGGAGGGTTAATCATGCAGGTCATCCTTCTTGAAAAGATCGACAATCTGGGTTCGCTGGGCGAAGAAGTCCGCGTTCGCGACGGTTATGCGCGCAATTATCTGTTGCCGCAAAACAAGGCGCTGCGCGCGACAGAATCGAACCGCGCCTATTTCCAGCGTGAAAAGGCCGCCCTCGAAGCCAACAACGCCAAAAAACGCGATGCCGCCGAGAAAGAGTCGAAGAAACTCTCCGGCCAGCACGTGACCATCATCCGTCAGGCGTCCGAAGCGGGCGCTCTGTACGGGTCGGTCAGCACCCGCGACATCGCCGAGGCGGCGACCGCGGGCGCGGGCGTGCATGTGGAGCGCACCCACGTCGTGCTCCACGCCCCGCTCAAGATGCTGGGTCTGTTCCCGGTCACCGTCGCCCTGCACCCCGAGGTGAAGGTCGAAGTGACGGTCAACATCGCCCGCACCGAGGAAGAGGCCGCGATCCAGAAAAAAACCGGCAAGGCTCTGGTCAAGACCGACGAGGACGAAGCGCCCAAGGCCCAACCTGCGGCACAAGCCGACGGCGAAGCCCAGGCCAATGTGGAAGCCAACGCGGAAACCGACGAAGAACAGGCCGCCTGATCTTCCTGCCTACAACGATCAAAGCCCCGCGAATTTCGCGGGGCTTTTTATTTATATGGCGTTTTTTCATCCCACCGGCGAAAACGGAGACCCGTGCATAACGCAGGGGGAGAATGGCAGGCCCCCGCCTTCGCCGGTGGGATGAAAACTCAATCGACTTTATGCGTGTCCTTCTTTTCGATCCGCGCCTGCACCGCGTCCTCGACTTTTTGCGTGGCCGCTGCTGCCGCGTCGAACCGGTTTGTATCCTGGCCGCGCAAAATCCCCACGATCGCGGCGATGTCGCTGCGCAGGGTTTCGTCCGCCTGCACCTCGGCATTGTTCTTGTTCATGATCTCGTTTTCGCGCAGCGCCCATTTCGCGTCTTCAAGCCTGTCGATCGCCTTTACGTCGCGCCGCGCGGCGATCGAACTGTTCGCCGCCACCAGATTGTTATAGGCGCTATTGATCGGCGTATCCGCCCCGGCCGTGGCCTGCGGCGCGAAAGCCCCGAAAGTTACCCCGGCGACGCCGGTCAGGATCACGGATTTATAAAACGGGCGCATGGGGATGTCCTTTTTCAATACAGGAATCCTTGCCCTGGCTTCGGTCATTCGCGTGACCCAAAAAAGGCAATATCGTGTCCCCTGCCATCCGCCTCCTACCACCCACCCCATGCCGTCCACCGCTTTTCCCGATGCTTTTGCACAGGCTTGCCCCACAAAAAAACATCAATTGCATCCACAACTTGGCCGATTCCGATTCACATCCGCATCCGGCATCTGCTAGGGTCCGGGCATGGTTTCCGACAATCTCATTACCCTGCCGGGCGGCCGCACCGGCGCGGGCACGGCGCTGGAGGCGCAGGGCTTCCGCATCCTGCCCCATAATCTGGAGGCCGAGCAGGCCCTTCTGGGCGCGCTTCTGGTCGACAACCGCGCGCTTGAAAACGTCGGCGACATCATCAAGGCCGAGCATTTCTTCGCCCCGGTCCACCAGCGTATTTTCGACGCGGTCCGAAAAATGGCCGACCGCGGCCAGAATGCCGACCCGATAACCCTTAAACCCTATTTTGAAAACGATGCGGAGCTTGAGGAACGCGGTGGTGCGCAATATCTGGCAGATCTGGCGGCCAGCGTCGTCACCGTGATCAACGCCGCCAACTACGCGCGCTTCATCCACGATCTCTACCTGCGCCGCAACCTGATCGCCGTAGGCAACGATCTGGTCAACGAGGCGTACGAGGCCGACATCGACACCTCCGCCACCGACTGTCTGGAATCCGCGGAATCCCGTCTGTTTGAAATGGCCGAAAGCGGCCAGGCCGACCGTGGATTCGTGACCATGCACGCCGCTACCGCGGCGGCGATCGAACTGGCCGAAAAGGCCTTCAAATCCGACGGCCACGTCACGGGCGTGACCACCGGCCTGCGCGATCTCGATAAAAAACTCGGCGGCCTGCAACCTTCCGATCTGATCATCGTCGCGGGCCGTCCATCGATGG containing:
- the mltG gene encoding endolytic transglycosylase MltG gives rise to the protein MRALLRFAVLVIIVGAAAAFALNWFGRELARPGPNQAENIVYIAPGTGVRAMAQMLAQEGIIREPLLFLAAVRIEGVESKLKAGEYQMPAAISLGDVVEKIASGTVFRRDVTLPEGLWSSEIKQIINGAPAMNGTIAQTPAEGSILPETYAYIRGEDREKLLAQAQKAMDETLARAWELRASGLPFASKEEALILASIVEKETGVAAERPRIAGVFINRLRAGMMLQSDPTVIYAVTHGESKLDRVLYAHLAVDSPYNTYRHAGLPPGPICNPGKAAIAAVLNPEANDFLYFVADGKGGHVFAKTMVEHNANVARFRTVQQAERAARKAAEAGAAQGVEQAGQKAVDTAPKAP
- the fabF gene encoding beta-ketoacyl-ACP synthase II — protein: MKRVVVTGMGMVTPLGAGVGHNWSRITAGESGITRIAHFDASELSSQIAGMVPRGSAPGQMNPDIAVAPKDQKKIDDFILYAIAAAQEAVADSGWVAQSEEDKCRTGVMIGSGIGGLTSIAETSLQLRDKGPRRISPFFIPGALINLASGQVSIQYGFKGPNHSVVTACATGSHAIGDSARLIMWGDADVMVAGGTESAVNYLGVAGFAALRALSSGYNDRPAEASRPFDAGRDGFVIAEGAGVVVLEEYEHAKKRGAKIYAEVTGYGLSGDAYHITSPAEDGDGGFRAMQAALARAQINPGDIDYINAHGTSTPVGDGIECTAIKRLFGSALDHVSMSSTKSAIGHLLGAAGAVEAIYSIKAIETGVLPPTLNLENVSPECAGIDLVPKVAKEKKVRVVLSNSFGFGGTNASLVMKAV
- a CDS encoding acyl carrier protein: MSDIAARVKKIVVEHLGVEEDKVVESASFIDDLGADSLDTVELVMAFEEEFNIEIPDDAAEKIQTVGDAVKFIGEKAAG
- a CDS encoding HAD family phosphatase; translated protein: MTKAVLFDCDGTLVDTEELSAVAFTDVLRRDFGIDIPWDNFRDTYMGMSLANIVRAICLRFERDLPFEAIRDGYAAGMEANIATHMRVLPESVAFVRELAGRPAKMAVCSNGVRRLVLQELAVGGYGDLFPEAHVFTGDQVARPKPEPDLFLYAAQVMGAAPESCVVVEDSAAGVRAGVAAGMRVLGYTGLAHDPAAQAQTLEKAGAFKVFSRLEAIEDWL
- a CDS encoding dihydrofolate reductase family protein — its product is MKATLYIASSLNGFITKGETDSNWVSSEDEKMFTQVCGQVGCVLVGSKTFQQYQDTVYPVPGVQNVVLTTRALPQVDPSVHGASDMDTALNKIRALGFDRFVVVGGASVIDQCFQRKLIDRVYLSLHPCLFSDGLPLALVDARLSFEGIKAQSDAFVLLDYKVIAYD
- the fabG gene encoding 3-oxoacyl-[acyl-carrier-protein] reductase, producing the protein MFSLSGKTALVTGATGGIGESIARALHAQGCVVGISGRNRDKLDALAAELKERVHVLPADLADAAATDQLVADATAAMGKIDILINNAGLTRDNLALRLKDEDWQAVLDVNLTAPFRLARACLKGMMKNRFGRIVNITSIVGVTGNPGQANYAASKAGMIGWSKSLAAEIASRNVTVNCIAPGFIATAMTGALDDKQKAAIDSQIPMGRMGVPAEIAAAAVYLASDEAAYVTGQTLHVNGGMAMI
- the fabD gene encoding ACP S-malonyltransferase; the encoded protein is MTRAFVFPGQGSQSIGMGKALAESFAEAREVFERINDALGQDLTKVMWEGAESDLNLTENTQPALFAVSMAVVRILKKQGGIRISEAGAFVAGHSLGEYSALTAVKALELDDSARLLRARGRAMQRAVPVGQGGMAAILGLDFESVSALARENAATNTDGDGVCEAANDNAPGQVVISGHLEAVQRFMALAQGHGAKRAIMLPVSAPFHCRLMAPAAAEMAKALAQVTIRPPSIPVVCNVSAKAEDEPGRIRQLLVDQITGRVRWRESIQWMAGANVTEVVELGAGKVLSGLTRRIDDRLAAFNAGTPAEIEALIRHIKG
- the rpsF gene encoding 30S ribosomal protein S6; this encodes MPKYETVFIARQDLAPAQVEQLAEKMGKIVTDQGGKIHKTEHWGLKTLAYRINKNRKGHYVLFELDTPPAALHELERNLRLSEDVLRHMSLRIEEFSSERKDQPAKEAA
- a CDS encoding 30S ribosomal protein S18, coding for MSFEKREPRSESRGEGRGESRGERGEGRGPSSGGAPFFRRRKTCPFSGDNAPRIDWKDVKTLMRYISERGKIMPSRITAVSATKQRELALAIKRARFMALMPYVRDELPPQRSFADRGDRGDRAPRGDRGDRSFGNFENTKEG
- the rplI gene encoding 50S ribosomal protein L9, producing the protein MQVILLEKIDNLGSLGEEVRVRDGYARNYLLPQNKALRATESNRAYFQREKAALEANNAKKRDAAEKESKKLSGQHVTIIRQASEAGALYGSVSTRDIAEAATAGAGVHVERTHVVLHAPLKMLGLFPVTVALHPEVKVEVTVNIARTEEEAAIQKKTGKALVKTDEDEAPKAQPAAQADGEAQANVEANAETDEEQAA